A portion of the Candidatus Rokuibacteriota bacterium genome contains these proteins:
- a CDS encoding DUF302 domain-containing protein yields MKPLERLVGDLEQAISRHKFGVLGVHDLRAKMAEKGVSFARECRVFEVCDPHQAKKVLEANLEISTALPCRISVYEEGGKTRLATIKPTALISLYPNPELKGVAQEVETTLVLIMDEAAR; encoded by the coding sequence ATGAAACCGCTCGAGCGGCTGGTCGGCGATCTCGAGCAGGCGATCAGCCGGCACAAGTTTGGCGTGCTGGGCGTCCACGACCTACGGGCCAAGATGGCCGAGAAAGGCGTGTCGTTTGCCCGGGAGTGCCGAGTCTTCGAGGTCTGCGACCCGCACCAAGCCAAGAAGGTGCTCGAAGCCAACCTCGAGATCTCGACCGCGCTGCCGTGCCGGATCTCGGTCTACGAGGAGGGCGGGAAGACCCGACTCGCCACGATCAAGCCCACAGCCCTGATCAGCCTCTACCCCAACCCCGAACTGAAGGGAGTCGCGCAGGAGGTGGAGACGACGCTGGTGCTGATCATGGACGAGGCGGCCCGATAG
- a CDS encoding DMT family transporter, giving the protein MWEADVLRHRLIPNMVSAFSSGAGLAVLSALLFGASTPLAKVLLRDVDPWMLAGLLYVGSGLGLIVVRTVVGVLGSGPRSEAAIRGSGWMWLALAILSGGIIGPVLLMVGLVHTAATSAALLLNLEGVLTALLAWFVFRENFDRRIALGMAAIVAGGFVLAWGGPLVLSAVLGPVMIAAACLAWAVDNNLTRKVSQADPVQIALLKGCVAGVVNVAIAFGLGSALPPLGVLGAAVVVGFAGYGVSLVLFVVALRHIGTARTGAYFSLAPFFGGLVAVLVLREPVTVQIVAAGSLMALGVWLHLTERHVHEHGHEEMAHEHRHVHDEHHQHRHDGTEPLGEPHSHWHVHARLTHRHAHFPDIHHRHEH; this is encoded by the coding sequence GTGTGGGAGGCTGACGTCTTGCGTCACCGGCTGATTCCGAACATGGTCTCGGCGTTCTCCTCTGGCGCCGGTCTCGCCGTGCTGTCTGCTCTTCTCTTCGGGGCGAGCACGCCGCTCGCCAAGGTGCTCCTGCGGGACGTCGACCCGTGGATGCTAGCGGGATTGTTGTACGTCGGCTCAGGCCTCGGCTTGATCGTGGTGAGAACTGTTGTGGGAGTGCTCGGCTCCGGCCCGCGTAGCGAAGCCGCCATCCGAGGGAGCGGCTGGATGTGGTTGGCGCTGGCCATCCTTTCTGGCGGGATCATCGGGCCGGTTCTGCTCATGGTCGGCCTGGTTCATACCGCCGCCACGTCTGCCGCCCTCCTGCTGAACCTGGAGGGCGTACTTACCGCGCTTCTCGCTTGGTTCGTATTCCGAGAGAACTTCGATCGGCGGATCGCGCTGGGAATGGCGGCGATCGTCGCCGGCGGGTTTGTACTGGCTTGGGGCGGGCCCCTGGTCCTCAGTGCAGTTTTGGGTCCCGTCATGATCGCGGCTGCGTGCCTCGCGTGGGCCGTCGACAACAACCTGACCCGCAAGGTCTCTCAGGCGGATCCCGTCCAGATCGCGCTACTGAAGGGGTGTGTGGCCGGGGTGGTGAATGTTGCCATCGCATTCGGGCTTGGTTCAGCACTCCCACCCCTCGGGGTGCTAGGTGCCGCGGTGGTTGTAGGATTTGCCGGCTACGGTGTCAGCCTGGTGCTCTTTGTCGTTGCCCTTCGACACATCGGTACGGCTCGGACCGGGGCGTACTTCTCGCTGGCTCCATTCTTCGGGGGGCTGGTCGCCGTGCTGGTACTGCGCGAACCGGTGACAGTCCAGATCGTAGCGGCCGGCTCCCTCATGGCCCTCGGCGTCTGGCTCCATCTGACGGAGCGCCACGTGCACGAGCATGGGCACGAGGAGATGGCCCACGAGCATCGGCACGTGCACGACGAGCATCACCAGCACCGCCATGATGGCACCGAGCCATTGGGGGAGCCGCACTCGCACTGGCACGTGCACGCGCGACTGACGCATAGGCACGCGCACTTTCCCGACATCCATCACCGCCATGAGCATTGA
- a CDS encoding DUF302 domain-containing protein: MLHIVESRKPLDRVAKDLEDAVARHQFGVLGVHDLKATMAKKGVDFGPECRIFEVCNPHQAKKVLEANLEISTALPCRISLYEEGGVCKLATIKPTTLIDLYSTPGLKAVAEEVEATLEAIMAEAAR, from the coding sequence ATGCTCCACATCGTTGAGTCGCGAAAGCCGCTGGACCGCGTTGCCAAGGACCTGGAAGACGCGGTGGCACGGCACCAGTTCGGGGTGCTGGGCGTACACGACCTCAAGGCCACCATGGCCAAGAAGGGCGTGGACTTCGGCCCGGAATGCCGGATCTTCGAGGTGTGCAATCCACATCAGGCGAAGAAAGTCCTGGAGGCGAACCTGGAGATCTCCACGGCCCTGCCCTGCCGGATCTCGCTCTACGAAGAGGGCGGGGTCTGCAAGTTGGCGACGATCAAGCCCACGACGCTGATCGACCTGTACTCCACGCCCGGTCTCAAGGCCGTGGCCGAGGAGGTGGAGGCGACGCTCGAGGCCATCATGGCCGAGGCGGCCCGCTAG
- a CDS encoding DUF2933 domain-containing protein, protein MAWITENWFWVLIFIAFIAMHMFGHGGHGGHGGHGKGDRQRSRDEREQDEAQGSVVKTSTGGHQH, encoded by the coding sequence ATGGCATGGATTACGGAAAACTGGTTCTGGGTGTTGATCTTCATTGCCTTTATCGCGATGCACATGTTCGGTCACGGCGGCCACGGTGGTCATGGCGGTCATGGTAAAGGTGATCGTCAACGAAGCAGGGATGAAAGAGAACAAGACGAAGCGCAAGGTAGCGTCGTGAAGACGAGTACAGGCGGGCATCAGCACTGA
- the pgm gene encoding phosphoglucomutase (alpha-D-glucose-1,6-bisphosphate-dependent), translating to MKVSPFAGKPAEPAMLVNVPKLVTAYYTEVPDPAMPEQRVVFGTSGHRGSAFEKAFNEWHILAISQAIYLYRKGQRIDGPLFLGMDTHALSVPALASALEVLAANGVEVMIAKDDEYTPTPAVSHAILTYNRGRKTGLADGIVITPSHNPPHNGGLKYNPPNGGPAERVVTNWIEAKANECLESGVTGVKRIPFEKALRASTTHRHDYVGTYTSDLGNVVDMEAIRGAEISLGVDPLGGAGVHYWGRIAERYGLNLTVVNEAVDPTFRFMTVDWDGQIRMDPSSSYTMRKLIGLKDRFDIAFACDTDHDRHGIVTRGAGLLPPNHYLSVAVYYLFQHRPKWRKAAAVGKTVVSSEMIDRVTAKLGRKLYEVPVGFKWFVDGLLDGSLGFGGEESAGASFSRLDGTVWTTDKDGIASALLAAEITARMGRDPGEIYRELTSEFGEPAYDRVEAPATPEQKEMLERLSPQQVRVTDLAGEQIQTILSHAPGNGAPIGGLKVIAESGWFAARPSGTENIYKIYAESFRGQDHLRRILDGAQTIVNDALAKVKPPGNGLRKEHERTEKRT from the coding sequence ATGAAAGTGAGCCCGTTTGCGGGAAAGCCGGCCGAACCAGCGATGCTGGTCAACGTGCCCAAACTCGTCACAGCCTACTACACTGAAGTTCCCGATCCCGCCATGCCTGAGCAACGGGTAGTGTTCGGGACCTCAGGGCATCGCGGTTCCGCATTCGAAAAGGCTTTCAACGAATGGCATATCCTCGCCATCAGTCAGGCCATTTACTTGTACCGAAAGGGACAGAGGATCGATGGCCCGCTGTTTCTCGGGATGGACACGCATGCGCTCTCCGTACCGGCTCTTGCCAGCGCGCTTGAGGTGCTGGCGGCCAACGGAGTGGAAGTCATGATCGCGAAGGATGACGAATATACTCCGACGCCCGCCGTTTCCCACGCGATTCTTACGTACAACCGCGGGCGCAAGACAGGACTCGCTGACGGTATCGTCATCACGCCCTCGCATAATCCGCCCCATAACGGCGGACTCAAGTACAACCCGCCAAACGGCGGACCGGCGGAACGCGTCGTCACCAATTGGATCGAGGCGAAGGCAAACGAGTGTCTCGAGAGTGGCGTGACGGGTGTGAAAAGGATTCCCTTCGAGAAAGCTCTTCGCGCCTCCACGACGCACCGGCACGACTACGTCGGCACCTACACCAGCGATCTCGGCAACGTGGTCGACATGGAGGCCATTCGCGGCGCGGAGATCAGCCTGGGAGTGGATCCGCTCGGCGGGGCGGGGGTCCATTATTGGGGCCGGATTGCCGAGCGCTACGGGTTGAACCTCACCGTCGTCAACGAGGCCGTCGATCCGACTTTCCGGTTCATGACGGTTGATTGGGACGGCCAGATCCGCATGGACCCATCCTCGTCCTACACCATGAGGAAGTTAATCGGGCTGAAGGATCGGTTCGACATCGCCTTCGCCTGTGACACCGACCATGACCGGCACGGGATTGTCACCCGCGGCGCGGGTTTGCTTCCGCCCAATCACTACTTATCGGTCGCCGTCTACTACCTCTTCCAACACCGACCGAAGTGGCGCAAGGCGGCGGCGGTCGGCAAGACGGTGGTAAGCAGCGAGATGATTGATCGCGTCACCGCGAAGCTCGGCCGCAAGCTCTACGAGGTGCCTGTTGGCTTCAAGTGGTTCGTAGATGGTCTGCTCGACGGCTCGCTCGGCTTCGGCGGCGAGGAGAGCGCGGGTGCCTCGTTCTCACGTCTGGATGGCACCGTCTGGACGACGGACAAGGATGGCATCGCCTCGGCTTTGCTCGCAGCAGAGATCACTGCGCGGATGGGTCGCGATCCTGGGGAGATCTACCGGGAGCTTACGAGTGAGTTCGGCGAGCCTGCCTACGACCGCGTCGAGGCGCCGGCCACCCCGGAACAAAAGGAAATGCTGGAGAGACTCTCGCCGCAGCAGGTCCGGGTCACAGACCTGGCTGGCGAACAAATCCAGACCATCCTCAGCCACGCGCCGGGCAACGGCGCTCCCATCGGCGGGTTGAAGGTGATTGCCGAGAGCGGCTGGTTCGCTGCGCGTCCCTCAGGCACTGAGAACATTTACAAGATCTATGCGGAGAGCTTTCGCGGGCAGGATCATCTGCGCCGCATCCTTGATGGGGCGCAGACAATCGTCAACGACGCACTTGCGAAGGTAAAGCCGCCGGGCAACGGCTTGAGGAAAGAGCATGAGCGAACGGAAAAACGCACTTGA
- a CDS encoding glucoamylase family protein: MSSRKLTVDAELEKLQRETFGYFLHETNPANGLVIDKTAPDWPSSIAATGLGLACYPVSVERGFMSRAAAVERTLATLRFFWNSPQGPEPDATGFQGFYYHFLDMQTGRRAWQCELSTVDSAFLLAGALTAGIYFDAGTADEQEIRMLADALYRRADWQWAQDGAATVTHGWKSESGFLKYRWEGYDEAMLLYILGLGSPTHPLPEESYAAWASTYRWEHCYGQEYLYAGPLFTHQLSHVWIDFRGILDAFMRDKGIDYFENSRRATYVQQQYAINNPLRFKDYGPHCFGITASEGPGPDTIKINGIVRQFFDYVGRGVPYGPDDGTLAPWALVASLPFAPEIVLPALHHCIHQAKMTEFNSYGFKASFNPSHPGNSGNPYGWWVSPWHYGLNQGPIILMIENYRTGLLWQLMRNCPYIASGLRRAGFGGGWL; this comes from the coding sequence ATGAGCAGCAGGAAGCTAACCGTCGATGCCGAGCTGGAAAAGCTGCAGCGCGAAACATTCGGTTATTTCTTGCACGAGACGAATCCCGCCAACGGGCTGGTGATCGACAAGACAGCGCCGGATTGGCCGTCCAGCATTGCCGCTACCGGCCTAGGGTTAGCCTGCTACCCGGTAAGTGTCGAACGCGGATTCATGTCGCGGGCCGCGGCAGTGGAACGAACGCTTGCGACGCTGCGGTTTTTCTGGAACAGCCCGCAAGGCCCCGAACCCGACGCGACCGGCTTCCAGGGCTTTTATTATCATTTTCTTGACATGCAGACCGGACGGCGCGCCTGGCAATGCGAACTGTCAACAGTAGACAGCGCGTTTCTGCTGGCGGGCGCGTTGACGGCGGGAATCTATTTTGACGCGGGTACGGCGGACGAGCAGGAAATCCGCATGCTTGCCGACGCGCTCTACCGGCGTGCAGATTGGCAGTGGGCGCAAGACGGCGCCGCAACGGTCACGCACGGCTGGAAGTCCGAAAGCGGATTTCTCAAGTACCGGTGGGAAGGCTACGACGAGGCGATGCTGTTGTATATCCTGGGGCTGGGCTCGCCGACGCATCCGCTGCCCGAGGAGAGCTACGCCGCGTGGGCTTCCACTTACCGGTGGGAGCACTGTTACGGACAAGAGTATCTTTACGCCGGCCCATTGTTCACGCACCAGCTCTCGCATGTCTGGATCGACTTTCGCGGTATTCTGGACGCTTTCATGCGTGATAAAGGCATTGACTATTTCGAGAACAGCCGCCGCGCAACTTATGTGCAACAACAGTACGCGATCAACAACCCACTCAGGTTCAAGGACTATGGGCCCCATTGCTTTGGAATTACCGCAAGCGAGGGCCCCGGCCCCGACACCATCAAAATAAACGGCATCGTTCGGCAGTTTTTCGATTACGTGGGGCGCGGCGTGCCGTACGGACCCGACGACGGCACCCTTGCACCGTGGGCGTTGGTGGCGTCGCTGCCGTTCGCACCCGAAATCGTGCTGCCCGCGCTCCACCATTGCATTCATCAGGCCAAGATGACCGAGTTCAACTCCTACGGCTTCAAAGCATCTTTCAATCCCTCCCACCCGGGAAACTCCGGCAATCCTTATGGTTGGTGGGTCTCACCGTGGCATTACGGGCTTAATCAAGGGCCGATCATTCTGATGATCGAGAATTATCGGACCGGATTGTTGTGGCAATTGATGCGAAACTGCCCATACATCGCCAGCGGCTTGCGTCGGGCGGGTTTTGGCGGAGGTTGGTTATGA
- a CDS encoding DUF5676 family membrane protein, translated as MLNIKIVSWSLGIFTAISFVLCVIYGLIVPTSLHMAPFLEMALPAFKWLTFGGFCLGLIESFLYGVYAGLVFVPIYNFLTRRWGVPAKQ; from the coding sequence ATGCTGAATATCAAAATCGTGAGCTGGTCGCTGGGAATCTTTACCGCCATCAGCTTCGTCCTGTGCGTCATCTACGGATTGATCGTGCCGACGAGCTTACACATGGCTCCATTCTTGGAGATGGCTTTACCGGCTTTCAAGTGGCTGACCTTTGGGGGCTTCTGCCTGGGGTTGATTGAGAGCTTCCTCTACGGCGTATACGCCGGACTCGTGTTCGTCCCCATCTACAACTTTCTCACCCGCCGGTGGGGTGTGCCGGCAAAGCAGTAG
- a CDS encoding vitamin K epoxide reductase family protein, with protein sequence MRRFAGRFEDVVGFDRKAPQPAPPGCVYASVDITSDESVRDGLRTIRDHHGAHVASVIHLAAYYDFFGRPSLKYEEITVHGTGRLLRGLRELGFRVEQFVFSSTMLVHRPGEPGEFLTEDWPLEPTWAYPASKIRTEQLIRDERGDIPAVLLRISGVYDDRCHSIPLAHQIQRINERDLTSRFYSGSTAHGQAFMHMDDLVDAIERVVERRATLPPELALLLGESEALSYDELQHSIARLIRGAGKETIAIPSALAPLAKAGAWVLDDVPRQEGFVKPWMIDRANDHYALDITRARTLLGWEPKRSLRETLPQMVAALKADPLGWYRENELEPPSEIEKTLGESEAPVAASPQERPPGSRTEHVHESPGAPSLVSPEPTHHAGHAPSHPHYPAPMPPGVGMQPHKATAAAPGDATMAMAHGQGAPWAHFANMTLGLWLITSAFALGYRSAALQVSDVASGALVILLAALSLSRGPFWKLWAPWANSLVGLWLLFAPLVFWAPTAAAYANDTLVGALVVVFAILAPGMPMAPGMSMEPGPDVPPGWSYNPSSWPQRAPIIALALVGFFLSRQMTAFQLGHVATLTDPFFGIGTERVLTSDVSRAFPIPDAGLGAVAYMVEFLMGFMGDKRRWRTMPWMVTFFGILVVPLGIVSITLIILQPLAVGAWCTPCLIAAAAMLVMIAFTLDEVVAMGQFLVQARREGQPLWRTFWLGGTLRDLPVTGPVRPDVVSAKAMVWGVAMPWNLLLSVGLGVWLMLAPSVLGSAGGAAHSDHLVGALIVTTAVIALADVGRAMRFINIVFGAWVIAAPWLLGGATPASRWSDATAAALVILLSLPRAPWASATARGSASSGDPAPARHVAGRGRQCLLRRPESRDDIVEQRRRVKAMPTVDPSFRYVWLIWASLFLLPWTALFVAWPALRRPMLWASALTAPLGLTEPLFVPAYWNPPSLFDLAHRTGFDIESLIFCFAIGGLAAAGYRVLAPDSEHALAPQARNSHLHRWHRAALASPFFVFAVLLMLPWNPIYPGIAALFVAALASGLCRPDLWRNTLAGGLVFLALYAVFLLGLKSLWPGYIEAVWNLRDLIAWRPAGLPLEELLFGFGFGMYWSSVYEHVTWRQRDALRLQAITANGKYAR encoded by the coding sequence ATGCGACGGTTCGCCGGGCGCTTCGAGGACGTCGTCGGGTTCGACCGCAAGGCGCCCCAACCGGCGCCGCCGGGCTGCGTGTATGCCTCCGTCGACATCACGTCCGACGAGAGCGTGCGGGACGGGCTCCGCACCATCCGTGACCATCACGGGGCGCACGTCGCCTCGGTGATCCATCTCGCCGCCTACTATGATTTCTTCGGCAGGCCGAGCCTAAAGTACGAGGAGATCACCGTCCACGGCACGGGTCGACTCCTGCGCGGGCTGCGGGAGCTCGGCTTCCGGGTGGAGCAGTTCGTGTTCTCGAGCACGATGCTCGTGCACCGGCCGGGGGAGCCGGGCGAGTTCCTCACGGAAGACTGGCCGCTCGAGCCGACCTGGGCGTACCCGGCGTCGAAGATCCGGACCGAGCAGCTCATCCGCGACGAACGAGGCGACATCCCGGCCGTGCTGTTGCGCATCTCCGGCGTCTACGACGACCGGTGCCACTCGATCCCGCTGGCGCACCAGATCCAGCGCATCAACGAGCGTGACCTCACCAGCCGGTTCTACTCCGGCTCGACTGCGCACGGCCAGGCCTTCATGCACATGGATGACCTGGTGGACGCCATCGAGCGCGTCGTCGAGCGCCGCGCCACACTTCCGCCGGAGCTCGCGCTCCTCCTCGGCGAGTCGGAGGCGCTCAGCTACGACGAGCTGCAGCACAGCATCGCGCGCCTGATCCGCGGCGCCGGCAAGGAGACCATCGCGATCCCCTCCGCGCTGGCGCCCCTCGCGAAAGCGGGCGCCTGGGTGCTGGACGACGTCCCCAGACAGGAGGGGTTCGTCAAGCCGTGGATGATCGACCGCGCGAACGACCACTATGCGCTCGACATTACGCGCGCCCGCACCCTGCTCGGATGGGAGCCGAAGCGCTCGCTGCGCGAGACGCTGCCGCAAATGGTGGCGGCGCTGAAGGCCGATCCGCTCGGCTGGTACCGCGAGAACGAGCTGGAGCCTCCGTCCGAGATCGAGAAGACTCTCGGGGAGTCCGAGGCGCCGGTCGCGGCGTCGCCGCAGGAGCGGCCCCCCGGGTCGCGGACGGAGCACGTCCACGAGTCGCCCGGGGCGCCAAGCCTCGTGAGCCCCGAGCCCACGCACCACGCCGGCCACGCGCCGTCGCACCCGCACTATCCGGCCCCGATGCCGCCTGGCGTTGGGATGCAGCCGCACAAGGCCACGGCGGCGGCTCCCGGCGATGCGACAATGGCGATGGCGCACGGCCAGGGTGCGCCCTGGGCGCACTTTGCCAACATGACGTTGGGCCTGTGGCTCATCACCAGCGCATTCGCGCTCGGGTACCGCAGCGCGGCGCTCCAAGTGAGCGACGTCGCGAGCGGCGCGCTCGTCATCCTGCTCGCCGCGCTCTCGCTGTCGCGCGGACCGTTCTGGAAGCTGTGGGCGCCGTGGGCAAACTCGCTGGTCGGCCTGTGGTTGCTCTTCGCCCCCCTCGTCTTCTGGGCGCCCACGGCCGCCGCCTACGCCAACGACACGCTCGTCGGCGCGTTGGTCGTCGTGTTCGCCATCCTGGCGCCGGGGATGCCGATGGCACCGGGGATGAGCATGGAGCCCGGCCCGGACGTGCCGCCGGGCTGGTCCTACAACCCTTCCAGCTGGCCGCAGCGGGCACCGATCATCGCGCTCGCGCTCGTCGGCTTTTTCCTCTCGCGGCAGATGACCGCGTTCCAGCTCGGCCACGTCGCCACGCTCACCGACCCGTTCTTCGGGATCGGCACGGAGCGCGTGCTGACCTCCGACGTGTCGCGCGCCTTCCCCATCCCCGATGCGGGACTCGGCGCCGTCGCGTACATGGTCGAGTTCCTGATGGGCTTCATGGGTGACAAGCGCCGGTGGCGGACGATGCCGTGGATGGTCACCTTCTTCGGCATCCTCGTCGTTCCGCTCGGCATCGTCAGCATCACGCTGATCATCCTGCAGCCGCTCGCGGTCGGGGCCTGGTGCACGCCGTGCCTCATCGCCGCCGCCGCGATGCTTGTCATGATCGCCTTCACGCTCGACGAGGTCGTGGCCATGGGCCAGTTCCTGGTCCAGGCCCGCCGGGAGGGGCAGCCGCTGTGGCGCACGTTCTGGCTGGGGGGCACCCTGCGGGACCTGCCGGTTACCGGTCCCGTTCGCCCCGACGTGGTGAGTGCCAAGGCAATGGTCTGGGGCGTGGCGATGCCGTGGAACCTGCTCCTGAGCGTGGGCCTCGGCGTTTGGCTGATGCTCGCGCCTTCGGTGCTTGGAAGCGCCGGCGGGGCCGCCCACAGCGACCATCTCGTCGGGGCCCTGATCGTGACCACTGCCGTGATCGCGCTGGCCGACGTGGGCCGCGCGATGCGCTTCATCAACATTGTCTTCGGTGCCTGGGTGATCGCCGCCCCGTGGCTTCTCGGCGGCGCCACGCCCGCCTCGAGGTGGAGCGACGCGACCGCCGCGGCGCTGGTGATCCTGCTGAGCCTGCCGCGGGCCCCGTGGGCGAGCGCTACGGCACGTGGGAGCGCTTCATCCGGTGACCCCGCTCCAGCGCGGCACGTCGCAGGACGTGGTCGGCAGTGCCTGCTGAGGCGCCCGGAGTCCAGGGATGACATCGTTGAACAACGCCGGAGGGTGAAAGCCATGCCCACCGTTGACCCTAGCTTCCGCTACGTGTGGCTCATATGGGCTAGTCTCTTTCTGCTGCCTTGGACTGCGCTGTTTGTCGCGTGGCCGGCGTTACGCCGGCCCATGCTCTGGGCCAGTGCGCTGACGGCACCGCTTGGTTTGACCGAGCCTTTGTTCGTGCCCGCGTACTGGAACCCGCCGAGCTTGTTCGATCTCGCGCATCGCACCGGCTTCGACATCGAAAGCCTCATTTTCTGCTTTGCCATTGGCGGGTTGGCTGCGGCGGGCTACCGGGTACTGGCGCCGGACTCGGAACATGCTCTCGCGCCTCAAGCTCGCAACTCTCACCTACATCGCTGGCACCGCGCCGCGCTTGCGAGTCCGTTCTTCGTATTTGCTGTGTTGCTGATGCTGCCATGGAACCCGATCTATCCGGGTATTGCGGCGCTGTTCGTAGCCGCATTGGCAAGCGGCCTGTGCAGACCCGATCTGTGGCGCAACACGCTCGCCGGTGGGCTGGTGTTTCTTGCGCTGTACGCGGTCTTCCTGCTCGGCTTGAAATCGCTGTGGCCTGGCTACATCGAGGCGGTGTGGAACCTCCGCGATCTGATCGCCTGGCGGCCTGCAGGGCTGCCGCTGGAGGAACTGCTTTTCGGCTTTGGCTTCGGCATGTATTGGAGCAGCGTTTACGAGCACGTCACATGGCGGCAACGCGATGCCTTGCGCCTCCAAGCCATCACTGCCAACGGGAAGTACGCAAGATGA
- a CDS encoding cobalamin-dependent protein (Presence of a B(12) (cobalamin)-binding domain implies dependence on cobalamin itself, in one of its several forms, or in some unusual lineages, dependence on a cobalamin-like analog.), with translation MRVLLVHPSALMYSERYLRLEPVGLERVAAAARAAGHDVRLLDLQIFSHDDYRRELADFKPQAVGFSLNYLANVPEVIGLAKETRRRAPDCFVMTGGHSGSFIAQELLEHADGAIGEELERRRVKKQYYLETRCDVLIKNKELFAYWKKLGLYYMFLGLEALDEESLKLHRKRITTGENFQALEIARELGLTAAVNIIADCNWDERQFEVVREWAMTVPEIVHLTVATPYPGTEIWFTESRRLTSRDYRLFDVAHAVLPTRMPLDKFYGELVKTQEILNRKHLGWGAIPKYGFPPVRALMRGQTNYVKMLWKFAKVVNENRQYKDYQRPVTYEMKPPKPAVAKPNPAELFVHMPAKLQKPAATGTAAG, from the coding sequence ATGCGAGTCCTCCTCGTCCATCCCAGCGCGCTCATGTACTCGGAGCGCTACCTGCGTCTCGAACCCGTGGGCCTCGAGCGCGTGGCGGCCGCCGCGCGCGCGGCGGGTCACGATGTCCGGCTGCTTGATCTCCAGATCTTCAGCCACGACGACTACCGGCGCGAGCTCGCGGACTTCAAGCCCCAGGCGGTCGGCTTCTCGCTCAACTACCTCGCCAACGTGCCCGAGGTCATCGGCCTCGCCAAAGAGACCAGGCGCCGCGCGCCGGACTGCTTCGTCATGACGGGAGGCCACAGCGGCTCCTTCATCGCGCAGGAGCTCCTCGAGCACGCGGACGGGGCCATCGGCGAGGAGCTCGAGCGACGGCGCGTGAAGAAGCAGTACTACCTCGAGACCCGCTGCGACGTGCTGATCAAGAACAAGGAGCTCTTCGCGTACTGGAAGAAGCTCGGGCTCTACTACATGTTCCTCGGACTCGAGGCCTTGGACGAGGAGTCGCTCAAGCTGCACCGCAAGCGCATCACCACGGGCGAGAACTTCCAGGCGCTCGAGATCGCGCGAGAGCTCGGGCTCACCGCGGCCGTCAACATCATCGCCGACTGCAACTGGGACGAGCGTCAGTTCGAGGTCGTCCGGGAGTGGGCAATGACGGTTCCGGAAATCGTCCACCTGACCGTGGCGACGCCCTACCCCGGCACCGAGATCTGGTTCACGGAGTCGCGCCGGCTCACGTCGCGGGACTACCGCCTCTTCGACGTCGCCCACGCGGTCCTGCCCACGCGCATGCCGCTGGACAAGTTCTACGGAGAGCTGGTCAAGACGCAGGAAATCCTGAACCGCAAGCACCTGGGCTGGGGCGCGATCCCGAAATACGGCTTCCCGCCGGTACGCGCCCTCATGCGCGGACAGACGAACTACGTCAAGATGCTCTGGAAGTTCGCCAAGGTCGTCAACGAGAACCGGCAGTACAAGGACTACCAGCGCCCCGTCACCTACGAGATGAAGCCGCCCAAGCCCGCCGTCGCAAAGCCCAATCCCGCCGAGCTCTTCGTCCACATGCCCGCGAAGCTCCAGAAGCCCGCCGCCACAGGCACCGCCGCCGGCTAG
- a CDS encoding MFS transporter: protein MISKHLFVLLACVFVVMIGLGITMPVLPFYVERLALAEGVSRQSVVRHVGLLTGVYALGQLIFAPVWGRLSDRTGRRPLILVGIAGYVIAQVLFGLATSLWLLYAARILGGMLSSATLPVSAAYVADMTTDEERGRGMAWLGKAVSLGFVVGPALGGTLSRRDLHVTARYGHFLIDSVSVPFFAAAFLGLLTLFGAMRWLPESLPAQAPRAAGEEAESDWRRLARSLGPLLGLALGVRNAANSLGQASGPLLGGACSFGR, encoded by the coding sequence GTGATCAGTAAACACCTGTTTGTGCTGCTCGCCTGTGTGTTCGTCGTCATGATCGGCCTGGGCATTACGATGCCGGTGCTTCCGTTCTACGTCGAGCGGCTCGCGCTGGCAGAGGGCGTATCGCGCCAGTCGGTGGTGAGACACGTCGGCTTGTTGACCGGCGTGTACGCGCTGGGGCAGCTCATCTTCGCGCCCGTGTGGGGGCGCTTGTCGGATCGAACGGGAAGAAGACCGCTCATCTTGGTCGGCATTGCGGGCTACGTGATCGCGCAGGTTCTTTTCGGTCTGGCCACATCGCTGTGGCTGCTCTACGCGGCGCGCATTCTCGGAGGCATGTTGTCCTCGGCAACACTGCCGGTCTCGGCAGCTTACGTTGCCGACATGACGACTGATGAGGAGCGCGGTCGAGGGATGGCGTGGTTGGGCAAGGCGGTGAGTCTCGGCTTCGTCGTCGGTCCGGCGCTCGGCGGAACATTGTCCCGCAGAGACCTGCATGTCACCGCGCGCTATGGGCACTTCCTGATTGATAGTGTCTCGGTCCCGTTCTTCGCGGCAGCCTTCTTGGGTCTGCTCACGCTTTTCGGGGCGATGCGGTGGCTGCCGGAGTCGCTGCCCGCACAGGCGCCGCGCGCCGCGGGCGAAGAGGCGGAGTCGGATTGGCGAAGGCTAGCGCGAAGTCTCGGCCCGCTCCTTGGTCTGGCGCTCGGCGTCCGAAATGCAGCCAACAGTCTCGGTCAGGCGAGCGGACCACTGTTGGGGGGCGCGTGTTCATTTGGCAGATGA